GTGACTGCCAGCACGCGCAATCGTCCCCCCTTGACCAGCGCCAGCGACGAGGCCACGCCCCCGAAGCCAACGTCGACCTGCCCGCTCGCCGTATCGACCGCGACCTGCGCCGGGCCCTTGTACGGGACGTGGGTCATCTCAATGCCGGCCATGCTGCTCATCAGCGCCGCCGCCATGTGCGACGTGGTGCCATTTCCCGAAGACCCGAAGGACACGCCCCCGGGCTTGCGCTTCGCCGCCGCGATAACCTCCTGGACCGTGCGGAACCGCGAATTGGCCGCAGTAGTCAGCAGCAGCGCCGACATGCCCAGCCGCGCGACCGGCTCGAAGTCCCTGACCGCATCGTATGGCGTCTTCTCGACCCACTGGTTCGAATAGTGCGCGGCGTACGTGCACAGCAGCGTGTAGCCGTCCGGTGCCGCCTTGGCGACGAAGTCCGTGCCGATCATCCCGCTCGCGCCAAGGCGGTTCTCCACGACAAAGGCAGAGCCCAAGGCCTTCGTCAGCTCGGCGCTCATATAGCGCGCCACGACATCACTGCCCGAGCCAGGGCTGACGGGTACGATGATTCGCACCGGGTGGGAGGGGTAGGCCTGGGCGAGAACCGAAGCCGGGAACGATGCCGGCATAGCCGCCAGCGCCGGCAGCGACTGAAGGAAGGTGCGGCGCCTGATCATTGCGTTGCTCCATTCTGGATGCGGCCGGCGGCCGCCAGGTTGGCAAGCTGCTCCCTGGTCAGCCATTCAGCCAGTGCCAGGGCGGCATTCTCCGGGGTGGCCGCGGCCGGAGGAACCGGATCGGCGGCGCGCGTACGCGAAAAGCGCGGCGCCGGGCGCGGCTGCATCACGCCATCCACCTCGACAAAGGTGCCGCGTGCCTTCAGGTGCGGATGTTCAAAGGCCTCTTCCTGGTCGAGCACGGGCGCAAAGCACACGTCGCTGCCTTCGAGCAGCTCCGTCCACTGCGCACGGGTTCGCGTCTTGAACTGCGCAGCAAACAAGCGGCGAGCGGCCGGCCAGTCGGCGCGGTCTGCCTGCTTACCCAGCGCGGACGGGTCCAGCTCCAGTCGTTCGAGGAGCTGCTGGTAGAACTTGGCCTCGATCGGGCCGATCGATATGTACTTGCCATCGGCGCATTCGTAGACATCGTAGAATGGCGCCCCCGAATCCAGCAGGTTGGTGCCTCGCTCCGATCCGGTCAGGCCGGCCGCGCGCAGCCCGGTATGTACCGTCAGCAGCGACGCCACGCCATCGACAATTGCCGCGTCGACGACCTGCCCCTTGCCGGAGGCACGCGCCTCCAGGATGGCGCTCACGATGCCAAGTGCGGCATAGACCGAGCCGCCGGCATAGTCGCCAACGACATTGAGCGGTACCGTCGGCGGCTCGCCCTCACGCCCGATCGCATTGAGCAGTCCGGTGATCGCGATGTAGTTGATATCGTGCCCGGCCGTCTGGGCCAGCGGGCCATCCTGGCCCCAGCCGGTCAGCCTGCCGTACACCAGTCTCGGATTGCGCGCGAGGCATGCATCAGGCCCCAATCCGAGCCGCTCGGTGACACCGGGGCGGAATCCCTCGATCAGTGCGTCCGCCTTGTCGATCAGCGTGCGAACCAGTTCCAGCTCGGCCGGATCCTTCAGATCGACCTGGATCGACTTTCGGTTGCGCAACACCAGATCAAACTGCAGCGGCCGTGACAGGCCCAGCCCCGATGGCTCTTTCCGGTCGACGCGAATGATCGTCGCGCCGAGGTCTGCAAGCAACATGGCGCAAAAGGGAGCCGGCCCGATGCCCGCCAGCTCCACGATGCGCACTCCAGCAAGTGGTCCCACCATTGTCTCCTGATAGCTATGCCCGGTCGATCGTGCGCGCCTTCCCCCCAGAACTCAACTCGCCTGCCCATGCCGTTCCGTGCTTTGAGAGGAGGACCCTGCATCAGCGCTCAAAGCACGGAACGGTTCATGGGCGACGATTGCCCAGCACACCGGCCGCGCCTATCTTCGAGGCATAAGAGAGGAGACATCATGTTCAGCAGAAGGCATTTCCTGAAATCACTGGCGTCACTAGGGGCCGTTGCCTGCGCGCCGTCGGCGTTTGCGCAGCAATTTCCGTCGCGGCCGATTCGAATTGTGGTCCCGGCCTCCCCAGGCACGGCGGTCGACATTACGGCACGCTTTGTTGCCGAGGCACTGGCAAAGAACCTCAAAACCCCGGTCATGGTGGACAACCGGGCTGGCGCCGGCGGGCTCATCGGCACGGACGCGGTCGCCAAGGCTCCCGGGGACGGCTACACGCTGCTGTTCGCCGGTGTTCCCCACCTGACCACGCGGTGGTTTGCCGAGGGTCCGGTCACCTTCGATCCGGTCAAGGACTTCGTGCCGATTGCCAGGGTGAGCAGTTCCGCGCTGGGCATCGTAGTCAAGGCCGACTCGCCTTACAAGACCCTGAGCGACCTGGTCGCGGCAATGAAGCGCAAGCCGGGCGAGATCACGTACTCATCCGGGGGAGCGGGCAGCACCTCTCATCTCTGCTCCGTCATGCTGAACGACCTGACGAAAACGCGCGCAAGGCATATCCCTTACAAGGGCAACGGCCCGGCCGTGACCGACGTCATTGCCGGCCAGGTGGACTTTACATGCCAGGGCGCACCCAGCGTGGTGCCGATGATCAAGGCGGGCAAGCTGCGCGGTCTCGCCGTCACGAGCGCCGGGCGGTGGGGTGAGATCCCCGATGTCCCGACCTCGGCGCAAGCGGGGGTTGCGGGCTACCAGGTCGCGTCGTGGATCGGCGCCCTCGCCCCCGTTGGGACGCCGGCCCCCATCGTCCAGCGCCTGTCCGACGAACTGGTGCGGATCGCTCAGTCGCCCGCGTTCAAGGCGTTCTGCGCTCATCAGTCGATGTACGTTGATATCGCGGATCGCCGCCAGTTCCTGGCTGATTTGCCGAAGGAGGATGCGCACTGGAAGCGCATCGCGCAACTGTCGAAGGAATCCTGAGTTCGCTGGCTTACCAAGCGTCTTACCAGCTTACCTACCAGAGCAGCGCGCAGTGAGCCAAGGGGTGACATGTCCAGAGCCGCGGGACGTAAATTGCAGCCCTCTTCCAGGCCTGACCGTGCTCCAGTCCGGCCGCGCGGCGGGCTCCCACAAACGTTAGGTAGATTTTGCACGCCCGATGAAGTAACGTCCGTGGGGAGAAATCTCCGCAACCCTGCCAGGAATCCGGCTCCGGCCCTCATAAATCATGACAAAACGCCAGGCCAACGCCACCACTGTGGACACCCGCGAGAAGCTGATGCGCCTGGCGGCGCGCGCCTTTGGCACGCAAGGCTATGCCGCCACGACCATGCGCGGGATCGCCGACCAGGCCGGCATTGAAGCGGCCAGCATCTACTATCACTTCTCCTCGAAGGAAGAGTTGCTGGATGCGGTGATGGAACACGGCGCCCAAAGCATCTTTGCGCACACACAGGCGCGCATCGCGGCGCTCCCGCCTGGCGCCGACGCCGAGCAGCGCTTCCGCGCCGGCCTGCTCGGCCTCTTCAGCGCGATGATCAAGTACGGCGACTACACCCTGGCGCATGGGCGCCAGCTGGCCGAGTTGCCGGACAAGGTGCGCGAGCGCCATCTCAGGCGACGGGCCCAGCATCAGACGTTCTGGAGCGGCATGCTGGAAGACCTGCGCACCGAAGGACACCTGCGCGAGGACATCGACATCGCCCTGTGCCGCGTGTTCGTCCTGAGCACGATGACTTCAGTGCAGACCTGGTTCAACCCGAAGAAGGGTTCGCCCGAAAAGGTGATCGACGAACTCTGCGCGATCCTGTTTGAAGGCGTCCGGCCCAGGCAGGTGCGCAAGCCGGCGCGACGGGCGCAGGCCGTGGCTTCGTGAACCAATGCTGCAGCAGCACCTCCCGATCGCGAACCGGATCCCCCTCCCCGGCATTCAGCGAGGGTAGATAGCCCTCAGCATGCAGGCGTTGTCATCCTGCCTTCGCCTGAGACAGCGCCACCAGCTTCTTCCAGCGCTCAAGTTCGGCCGCCGCATTGGCGCGGGCCTTGGCAGCGTCCTGGATGTCGACCTCCAGCCCCTGGCTGGTGCAGAACGCCTTGAAGGCCGGCGCCGCGGCGGCTTTAGTCATGGCGTCGGACAACTGCGTGATGATTGCCTGCGGCGTGCCGCGGCGGACAAATGCCCAGATCGGGGTGACCAGTTCATAGCCCTTCAAGCCAGCCTCGTCCAGGGTGGGCGCGTCGGGGAAATAGGTCGACCGCTGCTTGCTGGTCACGGCCAGCACTCGCAAACGCCCCGCCTTCACCAGCGGCAGCGACGTGGCCACGCCGCCGAAGCCGGCATCCAGCTGTCCGCCCGCCACATCGATTGCGACCTGCGCCGGCGCCTTGTATGCAATGTGGTTCATCCGGATCCCAGCCATATTGCTCATCAGCGCCGCCGCCATCTGCGGCGTGGTGCCATTGCCGGGTGAGCCATAGGACAGCCCGTCCGGCTTGCGTTTCGCGGCGGTAATGAGATCTCGCACCGTTTGCAACGGTGAGTTAGCCGCAGTGACCAGCACCATCGCCGAGGTCGCCAGGCGGGCGATCGGCTCGAAGTCGGCGACCGCGTCATACGGCGTCCTCTCCACGAACTGGTTCGAGTAGTGCGCCGCGTAGTTGAACAGGATCGTATAGCCGTCGGCGGGTGCCTTTGCTACCAGATCTGTGCCGATGATCCCGCTGGCTCCCATGCGGTTCTCGACGACGAACGATCCGCCCATGGCCTTTGCCAACTCCGAGCTCATGTAGCGCGCAACGACGTCGGTACCGGAGCCAGGGCTCAGCGGCACGATAAAGCGGACCGGGTGGGACGGGTAGGCCTGCGCAAGCGCCGACAACGGTAGCGTTGCCAGCGCGGGCAGCAACTGCAGGCAGCTACGGCGTGAAATCATTACATTTTCTCCTGTTGAATCAGGCCGGTGACTGCGGTTTGCTCCCCTCTCCCACTTCGCGGGAGAAGGGATCAGACGATCAGCCGGCCGGGCAATGGCTAGACGATCCCCGTTTCGCGCAATGCCTGGATCTCGTTCGGGCTGAGCTTGAGCAGCCCGCCGTAGATCTCCTCGTTGGCACCACCCAGCGCCATGGCAGGCCGGTCGAACTGCGAGGGCGTCGCTGAGAACCGGATCGGCAGGCCCATGCCCACCGCGTCCACCGGGCCGAAATCGGGGTGGGCCAGGTTCATCAGCGCGCCGCTCTCATGCAGCCGCGGGTCGTGCAGCACCTCGTCGGGCTTGCGCACCGGCGCGCAGGGCACGCCGCGGTTGTCCAGCAGTTCGCGCACCACCTCGGCCGAGTTGCGCTGCTTCGTCCAGCCCGCGATTACCTCGTTGAGTGCTGCGGCATTGCGCATGCGCGGCCCGCGGCCGCTGAAACGCGGGTCCTCGAGCAGCTCGGGCTGGCCGATCGATTCCAGCAGCCCGCGCATCCAGTCCGGCTGGAACGCGACAATCGCCACGTGCCCGTCCAGCGTCGGATAGACCCCGAACGGCGCGAGCCGGTCGTGGTAATTGCCGGTGCGCGAGGGATAGCCTTCCCGTCCCATGACGTCGAAGTGCTCTTCAGCCACCCACGATGCCAGGCAATCCAGCATCGACACCTGCACGCGCTGGCCCTCGCCCGTGCGGCCCCGGTGAATCAGCGCGGCCAGGATGCCATTGGCGACATACATCGGCGCGACCAGGTCCGCGATCGGCAGGCCGCAGCGCGTCGGCGGCCCATCGGCGTAGCCAGTGACCTCCATCAGGCCGCTGAGCGCCTGGACGATGATGTCCATGCCCTTGAGCCCCGGGAACGCACTGGGCTCGCCCATCGCCTTGACCGACGCGTAGACGATGCGCGGATTGCGCTGCCTCACCTGCTCGTAGTCCACGCCGAGCTTGGCCGTAGTACCCTCGCTGAAGTTCTCGAGCACGACGTCCGATTCCTCGGCCAGCCGCATGAACAGCTCGCGGCCCTCCTCCGATTTCAGGTCCAGCGTGATGCTCTTTTTGTTGCGGGACCGGTTCAGGACCGTCAGCGATACCTCGCCGTCTTCACGCTGGCCAAAATGGATGCCGTGGCTGCCCACGAACGGCGGGTTGGTCCGTGCAATGTCCCCACCACCGGGCGCTTCCACGCGGATCACCTCCGCGCCCATGCCGCCAAGCAACAGCGAGCCATATGGCCCGGCAAGCGCCACGGTCAGGTCCAGTACGCGGATGCCTTCAAGTGGCCGCGATTGATTTGCTGGCACTACTGTCTCCTTTCTTGTCGGCCCGCCGTCATGCGCCCCGGGCCCTTGTCACTTCCATTGCTCTTACCACTGCTAACGACGCGCCGGCGCCGCGCTTTCCCGGCCTGGCTTGGCTCGGGCAGGTCCCCATTGCTTTGATTCAATGCTAGTGGAGCCGGCCGGTTGCGCTCAAGTAGTCACTGGCGAACCACCAGTTCGCATTGTGCGAATTGCGGGTGGTGCGGGTCGTGCTGTCAGACGATGCCGGCCTTGCGCATGGCTTGAACCTGCGAGCGGTCGTAACCCACCTCGGCCAGCACTTCTTCGGTGTGTTCGCCGACCGTGGGCGGGCGCCGCACAACATCGGGCGGGGTACGCGACAACATCGCCGGCGGCGCCACGATCGGCGCCTTGCGCGGCAGGCCCGGGTAGTCGAGCCAGATGTAGGCGCCCGACTCCTGAATCGAGGCATCATCCAGCGCCTCGCGCGGGGAATAGACCGGCGCTGCCGGGATCCTGGCCTTCTCCAGTTCCCGCAGCGCGTCATCGCGGGTGCGGCTGACGCACCATTTGCCCATCAGGCCGCTCAGGAACTCACCATGCTCGCCGCGCCGCAAGTCGTCGCTGAAACGGGGATCGTCCAACAGTTCCGGCGCGCCGATCAGGTTGGCCCAGCGCCGGAACAGCGGCTGCCCGATCACCTGGGCGATGATCCAGCCATCGGCCACGCGGAAGATGTCCGAGGGCCCATAGGAGGGGCTGCGGTTGCCCATCGCCTGCCGGTCAATGGCAAGCGCCGCTTCCTCGATCAGCGCCCCGCTGGACAGGTTCAGCGCCGTCTGCAGCAGTGACGCCTCGACGCATTGCCCGCGCCCGCTGATGCGCCGCTCGTAGAGCGCCATCACCGTGCCGAGCGCGCACGACAAGGCGGTCGAGAAATCGACCACCGGCACCATCGCCTTGGTGGGGCTGTCGGGTGTGCCAGACATGTAGACAGCACCGCTCATCGCCTGCCCCACCCCGTCGAAGCCGACCCGGTGGCCAGCGCCTTCATGCGAGCCGAAGGCCGTCGAAGCGGTCAGGATGATGCCGGGATTGATCGCGCTCAGCGTCGCGTAATCCAGCCCCAGGTTCGCCAGCGTTTTCGGCGGCATGTTCGCCACCACCACGTCAGCCTTCTCCACCAGGCGGCGCACCACCTCGCGGCCCTCCTCGCTGTCGATGTCCAGCGTGATCGAGCGTTTGTTGCGGTTGCACTGCAGGAAAAGCGCGCCCTCCCCTGAATCCGTGACCGGCACGATGAACCGGTCTTCGCTGCCACCGACCCGGTCGATCCGGATGACGTCGGCACCGTAATCGGCGAGCAGCGCTGCGCAGAACGGGCCGGCAATGAAGCGTCCGAAATCGAGGACGCGGATACCTTCAAGAACCTTGGACATCTTCTTTAGCTTCCATCTCACTGGTTGCCTCGTCTGGGCGAGACGACGGCTGATGGAATCGATCCTGACCGCCGGCCCTTCGCTGGTCAATCAAGCCTTCCAAGACGTTCCGTGCATCGAAATTGCATGACCGGGGCGCCGACAACGAGACCGGATCGCCCCGGCCCGTTGTCGCCCTTCCCGCTCAGGCCGTGGTCGTGCGCGGGAACACCGGAGCGCGCTTCTCGCGGAACGAGGCCACGCCTTCCTTGACCTCCGGCCCGCCGAAGCCGAACATCTCCAGCGCCAGCGAAGCATCGAAGGTCGGGCCTGCCTGGCGCAGCCAGTTGTTCAGCGAATACTTGGTCCAGCGGATCGCCGACGGCGCGCCATTGGCCAGTCGCGTGGCGATCGATACCGCCGTGTCCTGCAGTTCTGCCTCATCCACGGCGAGCGACACCAGCCCCATCTGCTCCGCCTTCTCGCCGCTCACCGGCTCGCACAGCATCAGGTGGTACTTGGCCTTGGCCATGCCGCACAGCAGCGGCCACACGATCGCGGCGTGATCGCCGGCGGCAACGCCGAGCCGCGTATGGCCGTCGACCAGCCGCGCGGTGCGCGCCGCCACCGAGATATCCGCCAGCAGCGCCGCTACCAGCCCGGCACCGACGGCGGAACCGTGGATCGCCGAAACGATCGGCTTGGAGCAATTGATGATGTTGTAGACCAGGTCTTTCGACTCGCGCCAGACGCGGGCGCGCGCGTCGAAGGAATCGATCATCTCTTCGACCATGTCGAAATCGCCGCCGGCGGAGAAGGCCTTGCCCGCGCCGCACAGCACCACGGCGCTGACGCTCGGGTCGGCATCGATATCGCGCCACACGCGGGCGATCTCGTCGTGGCCGGGTGCATCCAGCGCATTCAGGCGCTCGGGACGGTTCAGCGTGATGCGCAGGACGCCCTCGCTCGGGCGGTCAAACGCCAGGCTTGAATAGTTCTCATAGGCCGCGCCCGCGGCGGTACTGCTTTTCGACATGGAATCTCCTGAATAAAAGTGCGGGGGCGTGTGAAGCGAACAAGAAATACACACGCTCCCGTCAATCAATGCGCCGTCACGGCGTCGTCAATGCGCGGCAGCGGCGCGAATCTCTTCGAGGGCTGGCGGGTTGTCCAGTGCCGACAGGTCGCCGGCAGGCAGGCCGGTGTAAACGCTGCGGATCACGCGGCGCATGATCTTGGAGCTGCGCGTCTTGGGCAGTTGCGCGACCACGTGGACCACGGACGGGCGGAACGGGCGCCCCAGCCGGCCGTCGACATGCTTGCTGACCGCGGCCGCCAGCGCCTCGTTCGACTGCGTCATGGCGGCCGATGGCACCAGGAACACAACCAGCTTCTGCCCCTTGACCGGGTCCTCCACGCCGATGGCGGCGGCTTCAGCGATCTCCGGCAGTTCGAGCAACACGTCCTCGATTTCGGCCGGGCCAAGGCGCTTGCCCGCCAGCTTGATGGTGTCGTCGGAGCGGCCCATCATGAACCAGGTGCCGTCGTCACGGCGCAGCGCCAGGTCGCCGTGCACCCAGAGGCCCGGCACCGTGTTCCAGTAGGTGTCGAGATAGCGCTCGTCGTCCTGCCAGAATGACTGCGTCATGCCGACGAACGGCCCCCGGATCGCCAGCTCACCCACGGTATTGGTCACCGAGGTGCCGTCCGCATCCACCACGTCCACGGCCACCGACGGCGAGGCGGTGTTGAACCCGGCCGGGCTGATCGGCTTGACGATCACGCTGGACAACAGCGCCCCGGACACCTCGGTGCCGCCGGTGTAGTTGATGACCGGGCGGCGACCACTGCCGAACGCCTTCTGGAACCACAGGAAGTGTTCCGGAGCGATGCTTTCGCCAGCGGTGATCAGCAGCCGGATCGTCGAAGTATCGCCTTGCGTGGCGACGGCCTCGTTGGCGGCCAGGCCCCGGATCAGCGTCGGCGCGGAGCCGAAGTGCGTCACGCCGTAGCGCTCGACGATGCGCGACATGCGGGACCAGTCCGGGTAGTCCGGGGCGCCGTCGTAACAGACCAGCGTCGCGCCGCGCAGCAACGCGCACGACATCACCAGCGTGCCGGCCACCCAACCCATGTCCGCCGGCCAGCAGAACACATCCTTCGGGCTGACATTGAAATGGATGGCCGAATCGTGCGCGATCTTCAGCGGGAAGCTGCCGTGGGTATGCACGGTGCCCTTGGGCTTCCCGGTGGTGCCGGAGGTATAGATGATCATGAAGGGATCGTCCGGCGACATCCGCTCGGGTGCGGGATCCGGCTGTGCGCTGGCCACCTGCTGCCAGTCGAGCACTGCATCGCCGAAGACGATCGCCTCGCCCGCATGCTTCCAGACCGTGGTGCCGATGTCCGGCAGACGCGACAGCGCCTCGTCGACCAGGCTGCGCGTATCGACCCATTTGCCGCGGCGCGAGAATCCGGTCGTGGCCACAAGCGCGCTGGCCGAGCATGACGACAGGCGCGACACGATCGCATCGACGCCGAAGCCGCTGAACAGCGGCACCGTCACCGCGCCGATCCATGCGACGGCCAGCGAAGTCACGGTCGCCTCGACGCCGTTTTCCACCAGCAGGCCAACCCGGTCGCCGCGCTTGACGCCGAGCGCCTTCAGGCCGCCGGCAAAGCCGGCTACATTGCGCGCCAGCTCGGCATAGCTCAGCTGCTCGACCGCGCCGCCCTCCTTTTCCGCCACCACGGCGGTGTGCGACGCCATCGCGGGATCGTCCGCCCACCTGAGCGCGGACTTGACCCAGTTGAGCTGCCCACCCGGGAACCACTTCGGGAACGGCTTGCCCTTGGAGGCATCCACATACTGCGTGTACGGCACGTCCCACGCCACCCCGCAGAAGTCGATGACGGCGTCCCAGTAGGCGTCGGGCTTCTCGTTGGAGAAGGCCAGCAATTCGTCGTAATCCTTCAGGCCCAGGCGCGTGACCAGCGCCGACACGTTCGCCGTGGCGATATCGTCTCCCGTAGGGATCCAGTCATTGTGCAGAGAGTCACTCATCGATAATCCAGCGTATTGGTTGCACGGTTGCTGCGGCGCGATTGGGTCAAGACAGTGCATGCAGCGTCAGGAGCGCCATCGCATAGGTCCAGCGTGCGCGACGGACCGAAGCACGTCAATCAAGGCAGCGGTGTTGTGCCGTACTTTGGAATGCCGTGGCACGGTCCGGAGCGTCGGGCCTGGCCCTGTGCATCGGGAGCCGGCGCCCGACGGCGCGCGCGGGCGCTCCCCGCGTGCGGTCCGCAGCCCGGACCATGGCTTCCGGAGTACGGAACGCGGCCCCGGCGCGGCACACTAAGCGTCGCTGCCGACATCGCGCAGCAGCACCATCAGCTCCACCGCGGCGGCCTTCAGTTCCGGCACGATGCGCGCCCGAATCGCGTCGACGTCCGCGCGCAGGTCGACCGCCCCACAGTTCAGCGCCATCAGCGTGTCCGCGCGCCCCACTCTGAGCGGCAGGGCGATGCCGTAGGCATTGCGCTGGTATTCGCCGAGCGACATGCAAACGCCGCTCGTGCGCAGGTCCTCGAACGCCGCCTCGATGTTCTTCCGCACCTCTTCGGCCTGCGGCGCTGCGGCCTCTACCACCGAGGCAACGTAGCCCGACCGTGTGTTCTCGGGCAATCCCCACAGCCACGCCCGCCCGATCGCCGTCAGCCCCATCGGCAGCAGCGATCCTGCGCCCAGCCGCAGCGTGGCGATGCGCGTGCTGGTGCGATATGCGACATAGAGCATGTCGAGCTGGTCGGGCACCGCCAGCGCCACCGAAACGTTTAGCCGGTCGGCCAGCTGCTGCATGAACGGATGGGCCAGCCGCGTGACCGCGCTGGTTTCCAGGTAGGCGTGACCTATGCCGAGCGGGCCGCTGCCGAGCTCGAATTGCGGCCCCCCCGCCACGCGGCGCAGGAAGCCCATGCTGACCAGCGTCATGGTCAGGCGCGACACCGTGGATTTGGACAGTCCCGTCCGGCGCACCAGTTCGCCGTTGGTCAGGGGCACGCGCTCCGCGCGAAAGGCGCGCAGTACCTGGAGGCCACGCTCCAGCGTCATGGTGACGGGTGAGGAAGGGCTCATTGCGACTCCGTACAGCTTGCAGAAGGGAACACATCGCCCCGCCCGCATCCCTTACGATTGTTAGGTACATTCTGGCAGCCAGGACGGCCGGCTTCCATGAGGTAAACCCGCACCAGCGGGCTCGCTCAAGTGCCATCAATTTCATTGCACGGCACAGTTGTCGCATGGGCTTTGACGCCATCGCACGACATCTCACAGACTCCGCACACATACAAGACCACAACGGAGGAGCCCTATGAAGCGTCGGTATTACGCCGCAGTGCTGTTGTCCATGGCTGCACCATTCGCCGCCGCGCAATCATCCGTCACGCTGTACGGCGTCGCGGACATCGGCCTGGAATACCTGAACAACGCCAATGCCGCCGGCGACAAGCTGTTTCGCATGACGTCCGGCAACGCGTCGGGCTCCCGCTGGGGCCTGCGCGGCGTGGAGGACCTGGGCAGCGGCATGAAAGCGGTCTACGCGCTGGAAAGCGGCTTCGATCTCGACAGCGGTGTATCCAGCCAGGGCGGCCGCCTGTTCGGCCGCCAGGCGTTCGTGGGCCTGGACCACAAATGGGGCCGCGTCACGCTCGGCCGGCAGCAGAACGCCCTGTTCGACTTGCTGATCAACTATGAGCCGATGGTGCTGGCGGCACGCTATTCGGCGCTGTCGATCGATACCAACCTTGCGGGACGCTACGACAACACGGCCAAGTACACGGGCAAGTTCGGCCCAGTCACGGCAACCGCCCTGTACAGCTTTGCGCGCGGTACCAGCATCACCAGCGGCGGCACTACGTCGCTCGGCACCGAGGTACCCGGCGACGTCAAGAGCGACCGTGCCTTTGGCGGCGGCCTGGAGTACGCCGGCGGCAACTTCGGCGCTACCGTGATCTATGACCAGCAGCAAGGCACGCGTGGCATCACCGGTCAGAACTCGGGCCAGACCGACCGGCGCATCGCGGCGGCGGCCAACGTCAGCTTAGGCAGCTCGACCGTGTTGGCCGGCTATCGCTGGTTCAACGGCGATATCGGTGTCGCGCGCCGCAACGACCTGTTCTGGCTGGGCTACCGTTTCCGGGCTACGCCTGCCCTCACCCTGACCGGCGCGGGCTATTACGTGAACAACCGGCGTAACGGGCAGGATCCATGGATGCTGGTCGCATCCGCCAATTACGCATTGTCCAAGCGTACCGATGCCTTCC
This genomic interval from Cupriavidus oxalaticus contains the following:
- a CDS encoding Bug family tripartite tricarboxylate transporter substrate binding protein, giving the protein MFSRRHFLKSLASLGAVACAPSAFAQQFPSRPIRIVVPASPGTAVDITARFVAEALAKNLKTPVMVDNRAGAGGLIGTDAVAKAPGDGYTLLFAGVPHLTTRWFAEGPVTFDPVKDFVPIARVSSSALGIVVKADSPYKTLSDLVAAMKRKPGEITYSSGGAGSTSHLCSVMLNDLTKTRARHIPYKGNGPAVTDVIAGQVDFTCQGAPSVVPMIKAGKLRGLAVTSAGRWGEIPDVPTSAQAGVAGYQVASWIGALAPVGTPAPIVQRLSDELVRIAQSPAFKAFCAHQSMYVDIADRRQFLADLPKEDAHWKRIAQLSKES
- a CDS encoding Bug family tripartite tricarboxylate transporter substrate binding protein, encoding MIRRRTFLQSLPALAAMPASFPASVLAQAYPSHPVRIIVPVSPGSGSDVVARYMSAELTKALGSAFVVENRLGASGMIGTDFVAKAAPDGYTLLCTYAAHYSNQWVEKTPYDAVRDFEPVARLGMSALLLTTAANSRFRTVQEVIAAAKRKPGGVSFGSSGNGTTSHMAAALMSSMAGIEMTHVPYKGPAQVAVDTASGQVDVGFGGVASSLALVKGGRLRVLAVTSLQRSSQLPDVVTMDEAGLKAYELVSPIWVMAPRGTPPAIVTQLSRAMTAAAATPAFKSYCIGQGLEVDIADAAAVRASAPAELERWKKLVALTQAKAKAG
- a CDS encoding CaiB/BaiF CoA transferase family protein translates to MVGPLAGVRIVELAGIGPAPFCAMLLADLGATIIRVDRKEPSGLGLSRPLQFDLVLRNRKSIQVDLKDPAELELVRTLIDKADALIEGFRPGVTERLGLGPDACLARNPRLVYGRLTGWGQDGPLAQTAGHDINYIAITGLLNAIGREGEPPTVPLNVVGDYAGGSVYAALGIVSAILEARASGKGQVVDAAIVDGVASLLTVHTGLRAAGLTGSERGTNLLDSGAPFYDVYECADGKYISIGPIEAKFYQQLLERLELDPSALGKQADRADWPAARRLFAAQFKTRTRAQWTELLEGSDVCFAPVLDQEEAFEHPHLKARGTFVEVDGVMQPRPAPRFSRTRAADPVPPAAATPENAALALAEWLTREQLANLAAAGRIQNGATQ
- a CDS encoding CaiB/BaiF CoA transferase family protein → MPANQSRPLEGIRVLDLTVALAGPYGSLLLGGMGAEVIRVEAPGGGDIARTNPPFVGSHGIHFGQREDGEVSLTVLNRSRNKKSITLDLKSEEGRELFMRLAEESDVVLENFSEGTTAKLGVDYEQVRQRNPRIVYASVKAMGEPSAFPGLKGMDIIVQALSGLMEVTGYADGPPTRCGLPIADLVAPMYVANGILAALIHRGRTGEGQRVQVSMLDCLASWVAEEHFDVMGREGYPSRTGNYHDRLAPFGVYPTLDGHVAIVAFQPDWMRGLLESIGQPELLEDPRFSGRGPRMRNAAALNEVIAGWTKQRNSAEVVRELLDNRGVPCAPVRKPDEVLHDPRLHESGALMNLAHPDFGPVDAVGMGLPIRFSATPSQFDRPAMALGGANEEIYGGLLKLSPNEIQALRETGIV
- a CDS encoding TetR/AcrR family transcriptional regulator, whose amino-acid sequence is MTKRQANATTVDTREKLMRLAARAFGTQGYAATTMRGIADQAGIEAASIYYHFSSKEELLDAVMEHGAQSIFAHTQARIAALPPGADAEQRFRAGLLGLFSAMIKYGDYTLAHGRQLAELPDKVRERHLRRRAQHQTFWSGMLEDLRTEGHLREDIDIALCRVFVLSTMTSVQTWFNPKKGSPEKVIDELCAILFEGVRPRQVRKPARRAQAVAS
- a CDS encoding CaiB/BaiF CoA transferase family protein, translating into MSKVLEGIRVLDFGRFIAGPFCAALLADYGADVIRIDRVGGSEDRFIVPVTDSGEGALFLQCNRNKRSITLDIDSEEGREVVRRLVEKADVVVANMPPKTLANLGLDYATLSAINPGIILTASTAFGSHEGAGHRVGFDGVGQAMSGAVYMSGTPDSPTKAMVPVVDFSTALSCALGTVMALYERRISGRGQCVEASLLQTALNLSSGALIEEAALAIDRQAMGNRSPSYGPSDIFRVADGWIIAQVIGQPLFRRWANLIGAPELLDDPRFSDDLRRGEHGEFLSGLMGKWCVSRTRDDALRELEKARIPAAPVYSPREALDDASIQESGAYIWLDYPGLPRKAPIVAPPAMLSRTPPDVVRRPPTVGEHTEEVLAEVGYDRSQVQAMRKAGIV
- a CDS encoding tripartite tricarboxylate transporter substrate binding protein, whose protein sequence is MISRRSCLQLLPALATLPLSALAQAYPSHPVRFIVPLSPGSGTDVVARYMSSELAKAMGGSFVVENRMGASGIIGTDLVAKAPADGYTILFNYAAHYSNQFVERTPYDAVADFEPIARLATSAMVLVTAANSPLQTVRDLITAAKRKPDGLSYGSPGNGTTPQMAAALMSNMAGIRMNHIAYKAPAQVAIDVAGGQLDAGFGGVATSLPLVKAGRLRVLAVTSKQRSTYFPDAPTLDEAGLKGYELVTPIWAFVRRGTPQAIITQLSDAMTKAAAAPAFKAFCTSQGLEVDIQDAAKARANAAAELERWKKLVALSQAKAG